The segment ATCCAAAGCTTCTAATTTATAGCCATGAAGGTTTTTAACACTGTGTAACATACCAAATTGTCCCTTTCAGGCGCTTACTAGCAATGTGCCATGATTGAATAAACTCTACATCTATGAGGCGGGGGAAGTCGCCTGCTGGGAAGTGCTGCGTGATTTCAGCATTTATGACGCATTAGCTGTGTCCACCTGAAAAAAGTTACTGGGTGCCAAGTGACTGTGCGATGGGTAATACCACGGGTTTTTTGCGGCATAACCTCCCCATTACCCGTTCAACCCTGATTTTCAAGAAGATGCGTGGGGAGTCCGTCTATGGAACGAATGTTCTTTTCCTGCCAGTATTTTTGGATTCCCTCAGGGCCTTTATTTTCCGCCCACTTTTTTAAAGCTGGTCGTTCTTCCTTGAACTCCATAACTGGAACAGCATAGCCGCAGGAGGTCTGAACCGATTCAATTCTCAATACAAAGATCTGGCGCTGGCCTGGAATTTCAGTGAAATAGCGTACGTAGTCCTGCCATCTTGAATCGCGCGGACGGATGACTTCACCTCGACCATAAAGTCTAAGAATCAAAGGCTGTGTCGAAAAACTGCAAAACATGATGGTCATCCGATCGCGC is part of the Pedosphaera parvula Ellin514 genome and harbors:
- a CDS encoding pyridoxamine 5'-phosphate oxidase family protein — encoded protein: MAKFFSELDADLIRFISEQKVFFTASAPAEGRINLSPKGMDTFRCLDSRTVCYLDLTGSGNETSAHLNERDRMTIMFCSFSTQPLILRLYGRGEVIRPRDSRWQDYVRYFTEIPGQRQIFVLRIESVQTSCGYAVPVMEFKEERPALKKWAENKGPEGIQKYWQEKNIRSIDGLPTHLLENQG